ataaatataaatataaacttaatTATACAACAGCATTCAATAAAAGTAAGGAAATATCTAAAACAATACAACTAAAAAGCATGGACGCACATAATGAACGGAAACCTCCCATCAGAGCACCTGTCACTCGCCAGGACCCATTTGAGAGGGAGCTCTCTAGGGCCTAGGCAATGGCTGCGAGCTCGGGGTTCCCAAGGACGGCGCAGATGAAGCAGGTGGAGCCGACTGTTGAAATCAGGCCCGAGAGAATCATGCTCGTGAAGTACATGACAGCCAAGGCGATCCCAATATACAAGGAACCGTCTATTGCGTACTCCACAGCACGAGAGAACCACCCGAGCTTTGAATACTTCAAAACGTCAATCTTATCCGAAATCGATGATGTGTTGTTCTCAGCCGCAAACCCGTGGTCTTCACTTGCATGGTCCAGGATCGTTTGTTTCTCCGAATTTAGAAGGAATGTTGCAAGGCCCTTTATGGCATGGAACAGAGGATCttcgtcattcttatcattagatGATGACCCTTCAAGATACTCATGCGTGTATACCTGCTGGTCTGTTAAAGAATTAGTCTCGGTATCAGAGTCCGAATAGATAGAATTAACCTCATCATTGGGTTCCTGCCTACGCCAGAAACCGAAGTTCTGTCTGCCCCTTTCAACACCAGGATCTTCCTCAAGGCTACCAGGAGATGCTTCTAAATGAGTCTCATCCGAATCCATACTAGAGAGACTCCTGACGTACTCCTGCTGGGGACTTCCTGCTGCGAGAGGTAAGCTATTTACGACGCCGCTGTTCCGAGGCATGAGTAGATCAACCACGCTCTTGAGGAAGTCCCTGAACTCCTCTACTGTCGTGATGTCTCCCGTGGCATTGAAGGGTAAGATGCTGTCTTCGTCCAGATGCGTGACGCGCTCGAGGCAACAGTGGGCTTTGTCAGGATCACAGGTCAAGTTTAAGAGCTGAAAGATTTTAAATTACAGCAGGCTTGGCGATTAAGGATAAAGTTATAGCGCAAACATGTAAAAGGGTAAAACTGCAGAAGCAATAAGGCTATGGATACTAAAATGCAAGTGAAAGGCAATGAGATATTCTTTAATTTACAGGCCGGTGAATTTAATAGCTCACGTTCTATTGTATTATATAGTCTATATTTTAATTTACTCTTTTTGGGACTATGTCACTATTTTTGCCTGAATCAAAATATTGCAATTCAGATACAGTTAAACACATGAAAAGAATGCTGCTTCCAAAGAGTACGGAtaagacagacggaaagacaaataaataaacaaataaagaggatGAATATTACAATAATGTGTTATCACATATTACATTTTTACGAGACCAAACCCGTTACTGACTTGGTGAAGGGGCGCCCGGGGCACGAACACGGGGCAGGGAACAAGGGGGTCCTCGCACCAGCAGGAGTGAGGCTCCACGTCGCTCGCCAACGCCAGCAGACGGCTCAGAGAAGTGACGCCCACCCTAAGACGGGAGAAAGTAGCTCGGTCGGTCATCTCTGATTTATGTTCGTATAATAATGGTTTACGAATGAATTAATACCAATACACCCaatattcatgaaaaaataagaaaaaataaagtgtaCATGGTAAGTACTATTAGAAGGGAAAGTAGATGTAAAAGCATGCAAAGTTTTATAAATACTAAATGAATGGACACTATACACAATGTTCATTGAACGATGGAAATAtgaattttgaaaagaaaaatgcacCACAACACCACTGAAAAGTATGTGAATGTAAAATATGGCGACTTCTAAATTTTAATGAGTAGCATATTCACTCCCGACTACAACAGCCTGATGGCTTCACGTCATTTTCAACATAATACATACGATCTAAAAATACTGAACACTACagcaaaatatttttcttctttaaacatAGGCATGGCTTTATACACATCTTAGTATACAATATCagtaacaagaaaaagacaagaaaaaaaactcgtaTTACACTTAAGCAGAAAGAACGAGAATCCCTTGatagccccctcctttccctcaccggCTGCTCTCTTTACGGAAGGAGGTCAGGCTGTCAGGCCCCAAGGACGCGTAGGATGAGTGACAGGGAGGTCGAGGGATGAACTCCAGGTATAAAGAAACTAGGGGACgacagggagtggaagagaggaacaaTGGGCGGGATTGTGGTGATGGTCACGGGGTTAATTAAAGAGTTGATGAGAGTTGATGTGGTGAAATAATGTGTATGTACACGAACAGGcacccgcgccccccccccccacacacacaccaaaaaaaaaacaaaaaaacttaccACGGCAACAAGCACAAACCTCAAAAAGAACCTACCTCTGCAAACTATCGACGCCGCTAACCGTTGCCGATACCGCAGCGGCGCAGAGCACTGCAACCGCTGTGTGGACTGTGAAGGATGAAACATGATATAAACAAGGGGTAATCTGAAACTCTGTTTTTGGCTTggcaaaataatacaaaataataaagaaatcaggGTTCATTTTCATCGTCAATGAATCAAAATGATCATACATTTGGATACAGAGATGCCATtgaaaacacacaaaatatatataaatcgccACAAAATAATTTCGAGTAATAATAAACCGACCACATACAAAACTCAGGCTAATTACACACTACAGAAATGTCACTACTTCCccagtaataaaattaataattaccACATCGATCTGGGATAtgtgaatattgaaaaaaaatgttggcCACATAAATCATATCGCATAACTATATTAATGATGAAATGCCTTGGTCATTCTGGTGCAAACATACCAAcattaataataccaatggtgCACCTTATACGAATGTTTTGATACGTCATTAATGTAGGCCTACTGCTTAATGAGCTATTTTGATGAAGGAGGCAATATGTCCTCACATTAGAGGTATGATAATACATATCTTTAATTTCATGgttgacaataatggcaatgaggataatgatagtgacaacaagAGCAACAGTATTCATTAGTACGGGGTATAATGAAGACTACAGGAGTGCTATAAGTGATTATAAGTTCTCGCAAATTTCATTTTGGATGTCGATGTTATTGAAGGGCAGCTTATGAAGCCCACTGTCCAGACATGGTAGTTTGACATAGGAAAGGGTGGGTTAAGCGGTCTCGTTTATGTGTATGAAGCTCTGATAATGGCAAACATATCTAGTGTTTATTTGGCACGTCACTCTAACCATGCTAACATTGTCACTATATTTGGTTTACACGAATTGAAGCTTCTATATCTGGAGATATCAAAATCGAtacatgcagatttttttttataagtacaGCAATTTAAAATATGACCGACAAAACACAAGTGCCTACAAATATCAACATTTTCTGAAGACGCTGATAATAAAATATTCGACTCACCCATTCGTGCAGTAGACATCTTGGGCCCAAAGTAGATGAAGCCACTAAATTATCTTGACACAGAAATCTCAAGGCACTTCGACTAGAACACgtaaaatagatatgtaaataaataaagggggaaaaaacgtgAACTGTATTTCCTGACAgcaccaaccccacccaaccaGCCGCTCCGACCTTCGCTTCCGAACTGACTGCCTTCTTTTCGAAACCTCGGGACTTCGGCGCCGCGACCAGGGTGTCGAACTCGAACTTTTTGGCCTCGGAAAGACTGACGCCGTTTATGTCCTTTGTGCTTGTCTGTCAAGCCGGATTTGAAATGAcatttccttttgtctctttcgctctccctaaCCTGGATTCCGAAGCTGCGATTGACAAAGAACCTGGTCATAAAGAAAGGTCACAGGTCAGTGTGGCTTTGTTATCAAATTGCATTACAGATTTTCTCCCTTAGGGTCATCGCACATTTCGGGATATGGTAGTTGTGTTCTAGTTAGAAATGCTTTTCCAAGATTCTATGCCGGACCTGATATAGTAACTGGCGGTCATTTCGTGAGCTTTTTTAATTTGAAGTTTCGTATGATGCCACTTCATAAACTGCTTTGGGTTACTACTGCCACTTTCTATGATATGTGCATACGGTTAGGTATTGTATATTGTTTGTAATAAAATgaattacataattattatagtgTTCTTATATTCAGAAATGACCAGTATGTATCGGCTGATGCGAGTATTTTTTTGCATACGAACTCCTGACACAGTTTCACTTCCGGCTCCATTGCGACGCCAAAGCCAGCAGTCTGATGAGCCTTATACCAAATAACCAACCGAAGATAGTCATATCCCACTCCTGACCATAGAGATCACTACCCTATATTCCCTTATTGGGAAATCGCCAGTACCGACGACGAGTGATGGCGAGCTGTCCGACAAAAACTAATTTTAGGCTCTTTGACAGGTAAATTACGTCCTTCTGTGCCCGGAGAGGTAACATTACGGTCCTGCCATTGTTGTGTCTCCCGGCGTGTCGTCCCTCGAAGGtggtggctgggggagggggtggggggagggtatggggtattGTGCTTGATAGTGTCTTGCCTCACTATGCATGGCAGTAGTGACGGTGTGTGGTGAAAAGCCGTGGTGATACTGTGGCATGTGGAGTGATGGTGAGAGGATATTGCCGAATAGTGTCGtactttgttattaatattaacgaTAGTATATGGTGAAAATGGAGCAGTGAAGCGGGATAAAGTGTGGTGTTCGGTTGAAATTGTGAACCGTAGGATATGGTCGAGTGTTTTTTGGGTAGTAGGAGTATGAAATAGTAATCGGCtgtttttatagatataaatttgaTTTCAATGTTCAAATCGTTAGCTTTGGTTAGAataaacaattgaaaaaaaaaagaaaaaaatagtatcatTAATTAAGATtatcaaaagtatatatatatatatatatatatatatatatatatatatatatatatatatatatacatatacatatattcatatatgtatacatatagttatatatatatatatatatatatatatatatatatatatatatatatatatatatatatatatatatatatacatttatatatatatatatatatatatatatatttatatatatatatatatatatatatatatatatatatatatatatatatatatatatatatatatatatatatatatatatatgtatacatacatacgtacacacacacacacacacacacacacacacacacacacacacacacacacacacacatatatatatatatatatatatatatatatatatgtatgtatatatatatatatatatatatatatatatatatatatatatatatatatatatatacatatacacacaaatatatacacacacacacacacacacacacacacacacacaaacacacacacactcaaacacacacacacacacacgcatacacacacacacacacacacacacacacacatacacacacacacacacacacacacacacacacacacacacacacacacacacacacacacacacacacacacacacacatatatatatatatatatatatatatatatatatatatatatacatatattcatatatgtatacatatagttatagttatatatatatatatatatatatatatatatatacatatatatatatatatcaacatttatatatatatatatatatatttatttttttatatatatataaatttatatatatatatatatatatatatatatacatacgtatacacacacacacacacacacacacacacacacacacacacacacacacacacacacacacacacacacatatatatatatatatatatatatatatgtatatatatatatatatatatatatatatatatatatatatacacacacacacacacacacacacacacacacatatatatatatatatatatatatatatatatatatatatatatatatatatatatatatatatgtacacacacacacacatacacacacacacacacacacacacacacttacacacacacacacacacacacacacacacacacacacacacacacatatatatatatatatatatatatatatatatatatatatatatatatatatatatatatatatgcaatgaaaaacacaataccgtgatgataatatgaaagaaaaacccacaatgcacaaactaaatttattgatgaaagtgagacaattcGGATGATgtttcatcaatatatctagtttgtgcattgtgggtttttcttccatatatatatatatatatatatatatatatgtatatatatatatatatatatatatatatacatatatatatatatatgcgtgtgtatgtatgtatgtatatgtgtaaatataaatatatatctgtacacacgcactcagacaaacacacacacacacacacacacacacacacacacacacacacacacacacacacacacacacacacacacacacacacacacacacacacacacatatatatatatatatattttttttttttttttttttttttttttttttttttttttttttttttgcttatgggaacggcaagagcaaatggaaagagagagagagagaagagagagagagagagagagagagagagagagagagagagagagagagagagagagagagagagagagagagagagagagagagagagagagagagagagagagagagagagagagagaaaagagagagagagagagagagagagagagagagagagagagagagagagagagaagagagagagaagagagagagagagaagagagagagagagagaagagagagagagagagagagaagagagagagagagagagagagagagagagagagaagagagagagagagagataagagagagagaagagagagagagagagagaagagagagagagagagagaagagagagagagagagagagagaagagagggagggagaaggagagagtgagaaaagagaaagagagagaggagagggagagagagagaagagagagagaaaagagagagagagagaaagagagagagaccgagagcgagagagagagagagagagagagagagagaagagagggagagagagagagaaaagagagagagagagagaagagagagagagagagaggagagagagaaaagagagagagagagagagagagagagagagagagagagagagagagagagagagagagagagagagagtgagtgagtaacctGGAATCGTTTAAAGGAAATTAGGTTCATATATTACGTTGCTTGATGAATTTTGGtaaatttatttttaaagatgGCTAAAGTAAACAAGAAATACAGGGTTTACCTTTTATTCGTATTACTCATGACTTTGTGACCATTATGCAAATGTATTTATAACATAGGAAGACAGTCATTTTTCCATTGTGCATAATTCAAATGTATTTTCGtatgtcttatttttatttacatttcacattTATTCAGCACTGGATATAGAAAACACCTACCAGAAGACACAGCGAAATATTTTGTTTGGAAGAAAAGTATATGTAATTTATTAtctaaatatttttcatatatatattcactttcatTTCACAGATATGTCCGTCTACCAACACTACCAGGaggataaaaaattatgataaagtgATATAATTCTTCTTATGCTATCcatcgatcacacacacacacacacacacacacacacacacacacacacacacacacacacacacacacacacacacacacacacacacacacacacacacacacacacacacacacgcacactgagaTCAGGTCGCGAAGAGGTTATATGTGTTtccaaaattatttatttttattttgtttgctaTCAAAGCCTTTAACGGTATCAATCAGTAAATGATTTTTCAATACTGTATGATGTTTCTGTATCAAATTTAGTCGGCAAATAACTATTTAATTTGAACAACAGGAATTCATCTGTTTCTTGAGGTAAATTTAATTATGTATTGACACAGGGGTAATTAcagtacatacgtatgtgtgtgtgtgtgtgtgtgtgtgtgtgtgtgtgtgtgtgtgtgtgtgtgtgtgtgtgcgtgtgcgtgtgcgtgtgcgtgtgc
This genomic interval from Penaeus vannamei isolate JL-2024 chromosome 35, ASM4276789v1, whole genome shotgun sequence contains the following:
- the LOC113815718 gene encoding uncharacterized protein codes for the protein MSTARMVHTAVAVLCAAAVSATVSGVDSLQRVGVTSLSRLLALASDVEPHSCWCEDPLVPCPVFVPRAPLHQLLNLTCDPDKAHCCLERVTHLDEDSILPFNATGDITTVEEFRDFLKSVVDLLMPRNSGVVNSLPLAAGSPQQEYVRSLSSMDSDETHLEASPGSLEEDPGVERGRQNFGFWRRQEPNDEVNSIYSDSDTETNSLTDQQVYTHEYLEGSSSNDKNDEDPLFHAIKGLATFLLNSEKQTILDHASEDHGFAAENNTSSISDKIDVLKYSKLGWFSRAVEYAIDGSLYIGIALAVMYFTSMILSGLISTVGSTCFICAVLGNPELAAIA